In Bacteroidales bacterium, the following are encoded in one genomic region:
- a CDS encoding DUF5655 domain-containing protein, with the protein MKKTKTKKAVSTKKSNVSAKKQNEKKSQKQTIKAEPKQTPKARTENKKKVEYPDWTKPEHLNEKDCKDLRRFYELYQEQKFDVALNFASSLDTAVRDEIPVGIWAEIGGELTPSGEEELQKSKKKEEVKPEQKEIRKELNHFQSPYVLKDDKLLATTEEFFIGDEHTNEAKFYKESDLEEFITKHHKTLFGENTVVIDNTKSKNEFFPKMFLFDFSDKEKPRMYIIEIILSENNLGLLYARITHFLAYLRSKNYQNDFIVELCNVINANDETKNELKSYLYEEQEISELLSDMLDNKPAILILKDNENVVLDLMQAVYIETWGKMVRQILVKKYYCNNNTIFNVNPLFADIWKNDKQKKEEAVKLTENDHLCELPDRIRKIYNDIKSALLETDSTLEFNPKKHYISIRKNKNLAFLHLRRKNVDIVVMNEESDTRERVKLHRIKSLPESVKRFWNGECCTIVVENSDNLQEVIELLKMIVGKSNKFID; encoded by the coding sequence ATGAAAAAGACAAAAACAAAAAAAGCTGTAAGCACTAAGAAAAGTAATGTTTCAGCTAAAAAGCAAAACGAGAAAAAATCTCAGAAACAAACTATTAAGGCAGAACCAAAACAAACGCCAAAAGCAAGAACGGAAAACAAAAAGAAAGTTGAATATCCAGACTGGACAAAGCCCGAACATTTAAATGAAAAGGATTGTAAGGACTTGCGAAGATTTTACGAATTGTATCAAGAACAAAAATTTGATGTTGCACTTAACTTTGCTTCATCACTTGATACCGCTGTCAGAGATGAAATTCCTGTCGGTATTTGGGCAGAAATAGGCGGAGAGCTAACTCCAAGCGGAGAAGAAGAATTGCAGAAAAGCAAAAAGAAAGAAGAAGTAAAGCCAGAGCAAAAAGAAATACGAAAAGAATTAAATCATTTTCAAAGTCCTTATGTTTTAAAAGATGATAAACTGCTTGCTACAACAGAAGAATTCTTTATCGGAGACGAACACACTAACGAAGCAAAGTTTTATAAGGAGAGTGATCTGGAAGAATTTATTACCAAACATCACAAAACGCTTTTCGGCGAAAATACTGTTGTTATTGATAATACGAAAAGCAAAAATGAGTTTTTCCCAAAAATGTTTCTGTTTGACTTTAGTGATAAAGAAAAGCCAAGAATGTATATTATTGAGATAATATTATCGGAAAACAACTTGGGGCTTTTATATGCTCGTATTACTCATTTTCTCGCTTATTTAAGAAGTAAAAATTATCAAAATGATTTTATTGTTGAGCTTTGCAATGTTATCAATGCAAACGATGAAACTAAAAACGAGTTAAAAAGCTATCTTTATGAAGAACAGGAAATATCAGAACTTTTATCAGATATGCTTGATAACAAGCCAGCAATACTGATTTTGAAAGACAATGAAAATGTTGTTTTGGATTTAATGCAAGCTGTATATATTGAAACATGGGGTAAGATGGTAAGGCAAATACTCGTTAAAAAGTATTATTGCAATAACAATACTATTTTCAATGTAAACCCGCTTTTTGCTGATATTTGGAAAAATGACAAGCAGAAAAAAGAAGAAGCTGTAAAATTAACCGAGAATGATCACTTGTGCGAATTGCCCGATAGAATAAGAAAAATCTACAATGATATTAAATCTGCATTACTTGAAACAGACAGCACACTTGAGTTTAATCCAAAGAAGCATTACATCTCAATTCGTAAAAACAAAAACCTTGCTTTCTTGCATTTAAGAAGAAAGAATGTTGATATTGTTGTAATGAACGAAGAAAGCGACACGCGAGAAAGAGTAAAACTTCATCGTATTAAATCGCTTCCCGAATCGGTAAAAAGGTTTTGGAATGGCGAATGTTGCACTATTGTTGTTGAAAATTCTGATAATTTGCAGGAAGTAATTGAATTGTTAAAAATGATTGTTGGGAAGTCTAATAAATTTATTGATTAA
- a CDS encoding DNA adenine methylase: MKPPLTYYGGKQKLSKKIISIIPEHKIYCEVFFGGGAIFFAKPKAEVEVINDNNGELINFYRVLKTNYRELSKEIKATLHSREEHQTAEVVMKYPRVFNEVRRAWAIWTLANQSFASMLGGTWRCDLQKNSTASRLNNKRNNFTEEYAKRLELTQIESRNALAVIRQWDSKNTFFYCDPPYFNADMGHYKGYTEQDFENLLKILSEIKGKFILSSYPSELIEKYTKKHKWHTTKIEGISVSVALGKRKTKTEVLTKNYI; encoded by the coding sequence ATGAAACCACCGCTTACTTACTATGGAGGGAAGCAAAAATTATCTAAAAAAATAATATCAATAATTCCTGAACATAAAATTTATTGTGAAGTGTTTTTTGGAGGTGGTGCAATATTCTTTGCAAAGCCAAAAGCAGAAGTTGAAGTAATAAATGATAATAACGGGGAACTAATAAACTTTTACAGAGTATTAAAAACAAATTACAGAGAATTAAGCAAAGAAATTAAAGCTACACTACATAGCAGAGAAGAACATCAAACAGCAGAAGTGGTAATGAAATATCCAAGAGTATTTAATGAAGTAAGGCGTGCTTGGGCTATATGGACATTAGCAAATCAAAGCTTCGCTTCAATGCTTGGTGGTACTTGGAGATGTGATTTGCAGAAAAATTCAACAGCAAGCCGTTTAAATAATAAAAGAAATAATTTTACTGAAGAATATGCTAAACGCCTTGAATTAACGCAGATTGAAAGCAGAAACGCTTTAGCAGTAATTAGGCAATGGGATAGCAAAAATACATTTTTTTATTGCGATCCTCCCTATTTCAACGCTGATATGGGACATTACAAAGGTTATACTGAACAGGATTTTGAAAATCTTTTAAAAATACTTTCTGAAATAAAAGGGAAGTTTATTCTTAGCTCCTATCCTTCCGAACTTATTGAAAAATATACAAAAAAACATAAATGGCACACTACAAAGATTGAGGGGATATCCGTATCTGTGGCTTTAGGTAAGCGAAAAACAAAGACGGAGGTGCTGACAAAGAATTATATATAA